In the genome of bacterium, one region contains:
- a CDS encoding type II toxin-antitoxin system VapC family toxin: protein MKVYYFDSSAIIKRYVKEKGSQLVKSIVESESAQMIILSQVTPVEVGAAFSRKVREGVITPFERDRVLGVFLKDCQIEYKICAINDKIIKRAINLTCNYLLRGYDAIQLAVASFFNNSLINQQLYPLIFVSADESLVEIAKKETLVVENPNLYT from the coding sequence ATGAAAGTGTATTATTTTGACAGTAGTGCCATTATCAAGCGGTATGTAAAAGAAAAGGGAAGTCAGTTGGTAAAATCAATTGTTGAATCCGAGAGTGCTCAGATGATAATTTTATCTCAAGTAACCCCGGTTGAAGTAGGAGCAGCTTTTAGCCGAAAAGTTCGAGAGGGAGTAATTACCCCTTTTGAGCGGGACAGGGTTTTAGGGGTATTCTTGAAGGATTGCCAGATAGAGTACAAAATATGTGCGATAAATGACAAAATTATTAAACGGGCTATTAACTTAACTTGTAATTATCTTCTTCGTGGATATGATGCAATTCAATTAGCTGTTGCCTCTTTTTTTAATAATAGCTTGATTAATCAACAACTTTATCCTTTAATCTTTGTTTCAGCAGATGAGAGTTTAGTAGAAATAGCCAAAAA